A single genomic interval of Flavobacterium sp. N2820 harbors:
- a CDS encoding stage II sporulation protein M codes for MREIAFIKQNKEKWLEFEQAIFGKAKKNPDDLANLYIHLVNDLSYAQTYYPKSKTVVYLNHLAAQTYQKIYKTKRTETNRIKHFFLTEVPLLVYQYRRYILYAFLIFGILTTIGVVSAKNDDTFVRLILGDHYVNMTLENIEDGNPVAVYKTGSNWGGFIAITLNNLRVGALSYFFGIFLGVGTFYILLNNCIMLGSFQYFFYQRGVFWESVRGIWIHGSMEIFAMIIEAGAGFILGASILFPQTFSRLNSFKIGFQNSFKIFLSTMPFTFAAGFLEGYITRFSMEMPTYLSIGIILITLSIISFYYLIYPFIVHKKAKKYVSTL; via the coding sequence ATGAGAGAAATAGCATTCATAAAGCAAAATAAAGAAAAATGGCTTGAATTTGAACAAGCAATTTTTGGTAAAGCTAAAAAAAATCCAGATGATTTAGCCAATCTGTATATACATTTAGTGAATGATTTGTCGTATGCGCAAACGTATTACCCTAAAAGTAAGACAGTTGTCTATCTAAATCATTTAGCGGCACAAACCTATCAAAAAATTTATAAAACGAAAAGAACAGAAACCAATCGGATAAAACATTTCTTTTTAACCGAAGTGCCTCTTTTAGTTTATCAATACAGAAGATATATTTTGTATGCATTTTTGATTTTTGGAATTTTAACAACGATTGGAGTAGTTTCGGCTAAAAACGACGATACATTTGTTCGCTTGATCTTAGGCGACCATTATGTAAATATGACTTTAGAAAATATCGAAGACGGAAATCCGGTTGCGGTTTATAAAACGGGAAGTAACTGGGGTGGTTTTATTGCAATCACATTAAATAATCTTCGAGTTGGAGCACTCTCCTACTTTTTTGGAATTTTTTTAGGAGTAGGAACATTCTATATTTTATTGAACAATTGCATTATGTTGGGTTCATTTCAATACTTTTTTTATCAAAGAGGTGTTTTTTGGGAAAGTGTTAGAGGAATTTGGATTCATGGATCAATGGAAATTTTTGCAATGATAATTGAAGCAGGTGCCGGATTTATTTTGGGAGCCAGTATTTTATTTCCACAGACTTTTTCTCGCTTAAATTCGTTTAAAATTGGTTTTCAAAATAGTTTCAAAATATTTTTAAGCACCATGCCCTTTACCTTTGCCGCAGGTTTTTTAGAAGGCTACATTACAAGATTTTCTATGGAAATGCCTACCTATTTAAGCATTGGTATCATTTTAATAACCTTATCAATTATTAGTTTTTACTATCTAATTTATCCGTTTATAGTACACAAAAAAGCAAAGAAATATGTTTCAACTTTATAA
- a CDS encoding RDD family protein, which produces MTQLSINTTQNVNINFTAASVGDRIFAQLLDILVMIAYVVVIGFFLDITGLTTTIEAMDDWSIMAVYGIIYSPIMFYTIVQESLWEGQTIGKRIMKTKVIKLDGYQAGFGDYLVRWLFRLVEVFIGNGIIGLITIIASQKNQRLGDMAAGTAVITLKNKVNINHTIIQDINSDYVPTYPLVIKLSDNDVRIIKETFETAITTRDYATIIKLREKVLSVTGIKNQSGNDQDFIRTLLKDYNYYTQNM; this is translated from the coding sequence ATGACACAATTATCCATAAATACAACACAAAATGTAAATATAAATTTTACGGCGGCTTCTGTAGGAGATCGAATTTTTGCGCAACTGCTTGATATTCTGGTTATGATAGCTTATGTAGTTGTTATTGGATTTTTTTTAGACATTACAGGTTTAACCACTACAATTGAAGCTATGGATGATTGGTCAATAATGGCTGTTTATGGGATAATTTATTCACCTATAATGTTTTACACCATAGTTCAGGAAAGTTTGTGGGAAGGTCAAACCATTGGAAAGCGCATAATGAAAACCAAAGTGATTAAGTTAGATGGTTATCAGGCTGGTTTTGGCGATTATTTAGTACGATGGTTGTTTAGATTGGTTGAAGTTTTTATTGGAAATGGAATTATAGGGCTAATTACAATAATTGCAAGTCAAAAAAATCAACGTTTAGGGGATATGGCAGCAGGAACAGCTGTGATTACTTTAAAAAATAAGGTCAATATAAATCATACAATTATTCAAGACATCAATTCTGATTATGTGCCAACCTATCCTTTGGTTATAAAATTATCGGATAATGATGTTAGGATTATCAAAGAAACCTTTGAAACCGCGATTACAACTCGAGATTATGCGACTATAATTAAGTTGAGAGAAAAAGTACTTTCGGTTACTGGAATAAAAAACCAATCAGGAAATGATCAAGATTTCATTAGAACTTTATTGAAAGATTACAACTATTACACTCAAAACATGTAA
- a CDS encoding gliding motility-associated C-terminal domain-containing protein: MGNTLNSAENNPTLGYVTGNSSSATLNLGSGDSIIRAYLYWAGSGDGDFEVDLNGIPITAERTFSHSRFFAPNTFTYFSAFKDITTFVQTTGNGTYTVSNLDISPYEPLHYSRKTNFAGWAILIVYENPNLTLNQLNIYDGLQGVPDTLQINLTNLFVLNNTNAKAGFIAWEGDSQLPTETFTVNGTTISNPFNPINNVFNSTNSVTGSTTLYNMDLDIYDIDSYVSIGDTNATITLSSFQDFIMINTVITKLNSQLPDATIVTSNPITSCNSREVAIDFTVSNTNSTEVLQSNTPITFYADGIAVGTTYTQTVIPIGGSENGTFTLTIPSAIPLNFTLLAVVDDAGNGDGIVTELNENNNSFELDIELLVSPDFNDLLDLTSCNLGFTKGLFDFSSYDELVKTDLNQTVSFYEFFDDATNSINPINNTSNYEAFYTPKEIFIRIEDENCYSITSFNLLTRNCPPRIYNAVSPNNDYSNDVFFIDGLRDIFVNFELEIYNRWGKHLWSGNQDKLDWDGTVPEGIGNQKAAPGTYYYILYLNDPDYPEPLTGYLYINY, encoded by the coding sequence GTGGGAAACACATTAAATAGTGCAGAAAACAATCCAACTTTAGGCTATGTCACGGGAAATTCATCTTCAGCAACATTAAATTTAGGAAGTGGAGATTCGATAATAAGAGCTTATCTGTATTGGGCAGGAAGTGGAGATGGTGATTTTGAAGTAGATTTAAACGGGATTCCAATTACTGCAGAACGTACTTTTAGTCATTCGCGTTTTTTTGCACCAAATACCTTTACCTATTTTAGTGCTTTTAAAGATATTACAACATTTGTTCAAACTACTGGAAATGGCACTTATACAGTTTCAAACTTAGATATTTCACCTTATGAACCACTTCATTATTCAAGAAAAACAAATTTTGCGGGTTGGGCCATTTTAATTGTTTACGAAAATCCAAATTTAACATTGAATCAGCTGAATATTTATGATGGTTTGCAAGGTGTACCTGATACTTTACAAATAAACCTAACAAATTTATTTGTGCTCAATAATACAAATGCAAAAGCTGGTTTTATTGCTTGGGAAGGAGATTCACAACTTCCAACCGAAACTTTTACGGTTAATGGTACAACAATTAGTAATCCTTTTAATCCAATAAATAATGTATTTAATAGTACTAATTCTGTAACTGGTTCAACCACACTTTACAACATGGATTTAGACATTTATGATATTGATAGTTATGTTTCTATTGGAGATACAAATGCTACCATTACATTGTCTTCATTTCAAGATTTCATAATGATTAATACCGTTATTACCAAACTCAACAGTCAATTACCCGATGCAACTATTGTAACCAGTAATCCAATAACAAGTTGTAATTCGAGAGAAGTTGCTATAGATTTTACGGTTTCAAATACCAATAGTACTGAAGTATTACAATCAAATACGCCAATTACTTTTTATGCAGACGGAATTGCAGTAGGCACAACATATACTCAAACTGTCATACCAATTGGAGGAAGTGAAAATGGCACTTTTACACTAACTATTCCAAGTGCAATTCCCTTAAACTTTACACTTTTGGCTGTAGTTGATGATGCTGGAAATGGTGATGGAATAGTTACCGAATTAAATGAAAACAACAATTCTTTTGAATTAGATATCGAATTATTGGTTTCACCAGACTTTAATGATTTATTAGATTTAACAAGTTGTAATTTAGGATTTACCAAAGGATTATTTGATTTTTCAAGTTATGATGAACTGGTGAAAACAGATTTGAATCAAACAGTATCTTTTTACGAATTTTTTGATGATGCTACAAACAGTATCAATCCGATTAATAACACTTCAAACTACGAAGCTTTTTATACACCAAAAGAAATTTTTATCCGAATTGAAGATGAAAATTGTTATTCAATTACTTCTTTTAATTTATTAACTCGAAATTGTCCACCAAGAATTTATAACGCCGTTTCGCCAAATAATGATTATAGCAACGATGTTTTTTTTATTGATGGTCTTCGAGATATTTTTGTGAATTTTGAATTAGAGATATACAATCGATGGGGCAAACATTTATGGTCAGGAAATCAAGATAAACTGGATTGGGATGGAACTGTTCCGGAAGGAATTGGAAATCAAAAAGCAGCTCCAGGAACCTATTATTATATTTTATATTTGAATGATCCAGATTATCCTGAACCTTTAACAGGCTATTTGTATATTAACTACTAA
- a CDS encoding GNAT family N-acetyltransferase, whose translation MKNYFIRKYQSPDYSLWNEFVATAKNATFLFHRDFMEYHSDRFQDFSLLIFDENQNLKAILPANKVDDIVFSHQGLTYGGLVLNQKTKMQEVIEITFNLLRFLYENEISTLNLKQLPSFYAKFPSEEMEYLSFILNAKLVRRDTLSVIAMHTDFLFTKGRIEGIRKGKENNLICKEEASFESFWNEILIPNLKQKHRAKPVHSLDEITFLKSKFPNNIRQFNVYKENEIVAGTTIFESNSVVHSQYISGNSNKNELGSLDFLHNYLIHEVFPKKDFFDFGISNENHGKNINHGLLFWKESFGARTIVQNFYEIETKNYSLLENVLI comes from the coding sequence TTGAAGAATTATTTCATTAGAAAATATCAATCACCCGATTATTCGCTCTGGAATGAATTTGTAGCCACTGCTAAAAATGCTACTTTTTTATTTCATCGCGATTTTATGGAATATCACAGCGATAGATTTCAGGATTTTTCACTCTTAATTTTTGACGAAAACCAAAATTTGAAAGCCATTTTGCCTGCAAATAAGGTAGATGATATCGTTTTTTCACATCAAGGATTAACGTATGGCGGTTTGGTTCTAAACCAAAAAACAAAAATGCAAGAAGTAATTGAAATAACATTCAATTTGTTGCGTTTTTTATATGAGAATGAAATTTCAACCCTTAATTTAAAACAATTACCTTCTTTTTATGCCAAATTTCCTTCTGAAGAAATGGAATATTTAAGTTTTATTTTAAATGCGAAATTAGTTAGAAGAGACACCTTATCAGTAATAGCAATGCATACTGATTTTCTCTTTACTAAAGGAAGAATTGAAGGAATTAGAAAAGGCAAAGAAAATAATTTGATTTGCAAAGAAGAGGCAAGTTTTGAGTCATTTTGGAATGAAATTTTAATTCCTAATTTAAAGCAAAAACACAGAGCAAAACCAGTTCATTCACTTGATGAAATTACGTTTTTAAAGTCAAAATTTCCAAACAATATTAGACAATTTAATGTGTATAAAGAAAACGAGATAGTTGCCGGAACCACAATTTTTGAATCAAATTCTGTTGTGCATTCGCAATATATTTCTGGAAATTCAAATAAAAATGAATTGGGTAGTTTAGATTTTTTACATAATTATTTAATTCATGAAGTATTTCCTAAAAAAGACTTTTTTGATTTCGGAATTTCCAATGAAAATCATGGAAAAAACATTAATCATGGATTGTTATTTTGGAAAGAAAGTTTTGGAGCGCGAACAATAGTTCAAAATTTTTATGAAATTGAAACCAAGAATTATTCACTTTTAGAAAACGTTTTAATATGA